A region of Cellulophaga sp. RHA19 DNA encodes the following proteins:
- the secA gene encoding preprotein translocase subunit SecA yields MSFINSVLKAFVGDKAKKDVKQLQPLVDKIKAFEQSLEAISLDELRAKTVEFKEKLKADTKDLNEQIEALKLEVEASTDIDKNEDLYTEIDRLKEEVYKTLENSLTDLLPEAFAVVKETAKRFTNNTTLTVTATEYDRQLSGIKDYVSLEGDKAVWQNSWDAAGKQVTWDMIHYDVQLIGGIALHQGKIAEMHTGEGKTLVATLPVYLNALTGNGVHLVTVNDYLAKRDSAWMAPIFQFHGFTIDCIDYHQPNSDARRTAYNADITYGTNNEFGFDYLRDNMAHKPTDLVQRPHNFAIVDEVDSVLVDDARTPLIISGPVPEGDRHEFNELKPKVADIVQLQKQYLTGVLAEAKKLIASGDTKEGGFQLLRVFRGLPKNKALIKFLSEEGIKQLLQKTENFYMQDNNREMPTVDEELLFVIDEKNNQIELTDKGIKHISGDVDSDFFVMPDIGYEIAQIENQNLNIEKEAELKEELFKDFSIKSERIHTMNQLLKAYTLFEKDVEYVVMDNKVMIVDEQTGRIMDGRRYSDGLHQSIEAKENVKIEAMTQTFATVTLQNYFRMYNKLAGMTGTAITEAGEFWEIYKLDVMEIPTNRPIARDDRNDLIYKTKREKYNAIIEEVTQLSNSGRPVLIGTTSVEISELLSRMLTIRKVPHNVLNAKLHKKEADVVAQAGNAGIVTIATNMAGRGTDIKLSTDVKNAGGLAIIGTERHDSRRVDRQLRGRAGRQGDPGSSQFYVSLEDNLMRLFGSDRVAKMMDKMGLEDGEVIQHSMMTKSIERAQKKVEENNFGVRKRLLEYDDVMNAQREVIYKRRRHALQGERLKLDIANMIFDTCESIAEGNKGASDYKNFEFELIKYFSVTSPITEDDFAKMTSQDIASKTYKVVYEHYLNKMERNAATAFPVIKNVYEDTANNFERIEVPFTDGIKALKIVTNLKEAYESNGKQLVNDFEKNITLAIVDDAWKTHLRKMDELKQSVQLAVHEQKDPLLIYKFEAFELFKSMVDTVNKDVVSFLFKAELPTGDTSDIQEARTVRKPQANLQTTKEEIPNSDELAAQNRAASQTQGNRPQVTETITRERPKIGRNDRVTIKNVMNGKSKVVKFKQAEPLLTRGEWVLVEE; encoded by the coding sequence ATGAGTTTCATTAATTCCGTGCTAAAGGCCTTTGTTGGTGATAAAGCCAAAAAAGACGTTAAGCAATTACAACCATTAGTTGATAAAATTAAAGCATTTGAACAAAGTTTAGAGGCTATTAGCTTAGATGAGTTAAGAGCAAAAACAGTAGAGTTTAAAGAAAAGCTAAAGGCAGATACTAAAGACTTAAATGAACAAATAGAAGCTCTTAAACTAGAAGTAGAAGCGTCTACAGATATAGATAAGAACGAAGATCTTTATACAGAAATAGACCGCTTAAAAGAAGAAGTATATAAAACATTAGAAAACTCGCTTACAGACCTTTTACCTGAAGCTTTTGCTGTTGTAAAAGAAACTGCTAAACGTTTTACAAATAATACTACCCTTACTGTTACCGCTACTGAGTATGACAGACAATTATCTGGAATTAAAGACTATGTTAGCCTAGAAGGAGACAAAGCCGTATGGCAAAACTCTTGGGATGCTGCTGGTAAGCAAGTAACCTGGGATATGATACATTATGATGTACAGCTAATTGGTGGTATTGCTCTACACCAAGGTAAAATTGCAGAAATGCATACTGGTGAAGGTAAAACTTTAGTTGCAACATTACCTGTGTACTTAAATGCACTAACTGGTAATGGCGTACACCTTGTAACAGTTAACGATTACCTTGCAAAAAGAGATAGTGCTTGGATGGCACCTATATTTCAATTTCACGGGTTTACTATAGACTGTATAGATTATCACCAACCTAATTCTGATGCACGTAGAACTGCTTACAACGCAGATATTACTTATGGTACAAATAATGAATTTGGTTTTGATTATTTGCGTGATAATATGGCACACAAACCAACAGACCTAGTACAACGCCCTCACAACTTTGCTATTGTAGATGAAGTGGATTCTGTTTTAGTTGATGATGCACGTACACCATTAATTATATCTGGTCCTGTACCAGAAGGAGACAGACATGAGTTTAACGAGTTAAAACCTAAAGTTGCAGATATTGTACAATTACAAAAACAATATTTAACCGGCGTTTTAGCAGAAGCAAAAAAATTAATTGCTAGTGGCGACACTAAAGAAGGTGGTTTTCAATTATTACGTGTATTCCGTGGTTTACCTAAAAATAAAGCACTTATTAAATTTTTAAGTGAAGAAGGTATTAAACAGTTATTACAAAAAACTGAAAACTTTTATATGCAAGACAACAACCGTGAAATGCCTACGGTAGACGAAGAGTTGTTGTTTGTAATTGATGAGAAAAACAATCAGATAGAGCTAACAGACAAAGGAATTAAACACATTTCTGGAGATGTAGATAGTGATTTCTTTGTAATGCCAGATATTGGTTATGAGATTGCTCAAATAGAAAACCAAAATCTAAACATAGAAAAAGAAGCTGAACTTAAAGAAGAGTTATTTAAAGATTTCTCTATTAAAAGTGAGCGTATTCATACTATGAACCAATTACTAAAAGCTTACACTCTTTTTGAAAAAGATGTAGAGTATGTAGTAATGGATAATAAAGTAATGATTGTAGATGAGCAAACAGGTCGTATTATGGACGGTCGTCGTTACTCTGACGGTTTACACCAATCTATTGAAGCTAAAGAGAATGTAAAAATTGAAGCAATGACACAAACATTTGCTACAGTTACATTACAAAACTACTTTAGAATGTACAATAAGCTTGCAGGTATGACAGGTACTGCCATTACTGAAGCTGGTGAATTCTGGGAGATTTACAAGTTAGATGTTATGGAAATACCAACTAACAGACCAATTGCTCGTGATGATAGAAACGATTTAATTTACAAAACAAAAAGAGAAAAATACAATGCCATTATAGAGGAAGTTACACAACTATCTAACTCTGGCAGACCAGTACTTATTGGTACAACTTCTGTAGAAATATCAGAATTGTTATCTAGAATGTTAACTATACGTAAAGTACCGCACAATGTACTTAACGCCAAGTTACACAAGAAAGAAGCAGATGTAGTTGCGCAAGCTGGTAATGCAGGTATTGTAACTATTGCAACCAATATGGCAGGTCGTGGTACCGATATTAAATTATCTACAGATGTTAAAAATGCTGGTGGTTTAGCTATTATTGGTACAGAGCGTCACGATTCTAGACGTGTAGACAGACAGTTACGTGGTAGAGCTGGTCGTCAGGGAGATCCAGGAAGTTCTCAGTTTTATGTTTCTTTAGAAGATAACCTTATGCGTTTGTTTGGTTCTGATAGAGTTGCAAAAATGATGGATAAAATGGGCTTAGAAGATGGTGAAGTTATTCAACATTCTATGATGACAAAATCTATAGAACGCGCACAGAAAAAGGTTGAAGAAAATAACTTTGGAGTTCGTAAGCGTTTGTTAGAGTATGATGATGTTATGAATGCCCAAAGAGAGGTAATTTATAAAAGAAGACGACATGCATTACAAGGAGAGCGTTTAAAGTTAGATATTGCTAATATGATTTTTGATACCTGTGAATCTATCGCAGAAGGTAACAAAGGTGCTAGTGATTATAAAAACTTTGAGTTTGAATTAATTAAGTATTTCTCTGTAACATCTCCTATTACTGAAGATGACTTTGCAAAAATGACCAGTCAAGATATAGCAAGTAAAACCTACAAAGTTGTTTACGAGCACTATCTAAACAAAATGGAGCGTAATGCAGCTACTGCATTTCCGGTAATTAAAAATGTTTATGAAGACACGGCTAACAATTTTGAACGTATAGAGGTTCCTTTTACAGACGGTATTAAAGCTCTTAAAATAGTTACCAACCTTAAAGAAGCCTACGAAAGTAACGGTAAGCAATTGGTTAACGATTTTGAAAAGAATATTACACTTGCAATTGTAGATGACGCTTGGAAAACTCATTTACGTAAAATGGATGAGTTAAAACAATCTGTACAACTAGCTGTACACGAACAAAAAGATCCGCTATTAATTTATAAGTTTGAAGCTTTTGAGCTTTTTAAATCTATGGTAGATACTGTAAATAAAGATGTAGTATCATTCTTGTTTAAAGCTGAATTACCTACTGGTGACACATCAGACATACAGGAAGCAAGAACCGTAAGAAAGCCACAAGCAAATTTACAAACTACAAAAGAGGAAATACCTAACAGTGATGAGTTAGCTGCACAGAACAGAGCTGCTAGCCAAACACAAGGTAATAGACCACAAGTAACAGAAACAATTACTAGAGAAAGACCAAAAATTGGTAGAAACGACAGAGTTACAATTAAAAATGTAATGAATGGCAAATCTAAAGTTGTTAAATTTAAACAAGCAGAACCTTTATTAACAAGAGGTGAATGGGTACTAGTTGAAGAATAA
- a CDS encoding DUF2795 domain-containing protein, with product MYWTLELASYLSDAPWPATKDELIDYAIRTGAPLEVVENLQSMEEEGGEIYESIEEIWPDYPTEEDYLWNEDEY from the coding sequence ATGTATTGGACATTAGAACTAGCATCTTATTTAAGTGATGCGCCTTGGCCAGCGACCAAAGATGAATTAATAGATTACGCCATTAGAACTGGTGCACCATTAGAAGTTGTAGAAAATTTACAATCTATGGAAGAAGAAGGTGGAGAAATCTACGAATCTATTGAGGAGATATGGCCTGACTATCCTACAGAAGAAGATTACCTCTGGAACGAGGATGAATATTAA
- a CDS encoding cob(I)yrinic acid a,c-diamide adenosyltransferase — MKIYTKTGDKGTTALFGGTRVPKHHLRIESYGTVDELNSWMGLIRDQEIHNHYKDVIATIQDKLFTVGAVLATDPEKMVLKNGKERLNIEKISNTDIELLELEMDKMNESLPQMTHFILPGGHTTVSYCHIARTVCRRAERLASHLNENEPFEANVLSFINRLSDYLFVLSRKLSKDLDATEIKWIPEKKV, encoded by the coding sequence ATGAAAATATATACAAAAACAGGAGATAAAGGTACTACTGCCCTATTTGGTGGCACCAGAGTTCCTAAACACCACCTACGTATAGAGTCTTACGGTACAGTAGACGAGTTAAATTCTTGGATGGGATTAATACGTGACCAAGAGATACACAACCACTATAAAGATGTTATTGCAACCATACAAGACAAGTTATTTACTGTTGGTGCTGTTTTAGCTACAGATCCAGAAAAAATGGTGCTTAAAAACGGTAAAGAACGCCTAAATATTGAAAAAATTAGTAATACAGACATAGAGTTACTAGAGTTAGAAATGGATAAAATGAACGAATCTTTACCACAGATGACACATTTTATTTTACCTGGCGGACACACAACCGTGTCATACTGTCATATTGCGCGTACTGTTTGTCGTAGAGCAGAACGTTTAGCATCACATTTAAATGAGAACGAACCTTTTGAAGCAAATGTTTTGTCATTTATTAATAGGTTATCCGACTACTTATTTGTATTATCAAGAAAACTATCAAAAGACTTGGATGCAACCGAAATAAAATGGATTCCTGAGAAAAAAGTCTAA
- a CDS encoding SdpI family protein translates to MDFSNPLFHIPFGSGCIFMLLGLFQLKFPPKKINSIYGYRTSKSMLNQNRWNFAQKYASIQLIKIGFILVLLSLLSIIYQPNKEISILIGIVLLLTSVITLILKVEKAIDSKFKENNK, encoded by the coding sequence TTGGATTTTAGTAACCCTTTATTTCATATTCCGTTTGGTTCTGGTTGTATTTTTATGCTTCTAGGACTTTTTCAACTTAAATTTCCTCCTAAAAAAATAAATAGTATTTACGGTTACAGAACTAGCAAGTCTATGTTAAACCAAAACAGGTGGAATTTTGCACAAAAATATGCATCAATACAACTTATAAAAATTGGTTTTATACTTGTTTTACTCTCTTTATTAAGTATTATATATCAACCTAATAAAGAAATAAGTATTTTAATAGGTATAGTTTTACTACTTACAAGTGTTATTACTTTAATTTTAAAGGTAGAAAAAGCTATAGACTCAAAATTTAAAGAAAATAATAAATGA
- a CDS encoding ABC-F family ATP-binding cassette domain-containing protein, which produces MNLLTVENISKSYGEHALFSGISFGVNKDQKIALIAKNGSGKTSILNILSGKDTPDSGQVNYRKGTRVSFLEQEPNMDPDLTIEQTIFASDNEVLRVIADYEKALANPEDADKYQLAFDAMDRFEAWDFETQYKQILSKLKLDDVTLKVGLLSGGQKKRLAMADALINRPDLLILDEPTNHLDLEMIEWLEEYFAKENITLFMVTHDRYFLERVCNEIIELDNNTLYPYKGNYSYYLEKKEARLTQEAVEHHKSKLLYKKELGWMRKQPKARTTKSKSRIDDFNDIKAKAHQRRKEHKVELEINMERMGSKIMELVKISKSYPNKPILDKFEYNFLKGERIGIIGKNGTGKSTFLNIITGTDQPDSGKVIVGETIKFGYYTQKGIKIKEGQKVIDVIREFGDYIPLKKGHQISAQQLLERFLFDRKKQYDFVEKLSGGERKRLYLCTILIQNPNFLILDEPTNDLDIVTLNVLESFLMDFPGCLLVVSHDRYFMDKIVDHLFVFRGNAVIEDFPGNYSDFRSYEDSAVLESRENKEKEAKTEKKSWKTEGKTNKLSFQEQKEYNNIENKIKKLEEKKTELQNKFSDASLSGDEIDALSKDLQLVIDEIETKTERWFELSAIVEG; this is translated from the coding sequence ATGAACCTACTTACGGTTGAAAACATATCAAAATCTTACGGAGAACACGCTCTATTTTCAGGCATTTCTTTTGGTGTAAACAAAGACCAAAAAATTGCTCTTATTGCTAAAAACGGAAGTGGAAAAACATCTATCTTAAATATTTTATCTGGTAAAGACACTCCAGATAGCGGACAAGTAAACTATAGAAAAGGAACTAGAGTTTCATTTTTAGAGCAAGAGCCTAATATGGATCCAGACTTAACTATAGAACAAACTATTTTTGCCTCTGACAATGAAGTTTTAAGGGTAATTGCTGATTACGAAAAAGCATTAGCTAATCCTGAAGATGCAGACAAATACCAATTAGCTTTTGATGCTATGGACAGGTTTGAAGCTTGGGATTTTGAAACACAATACAAACAAATTTTATCTAAACTTAAGTTAGATGATGTTACCTTAAAGGTTGGTTTACTTTCTGGAGGACAAAAAAAGCGTTTAGCTATGGCAGATGCGCTTATAAACAGACCAGATTTACTAATTTTAGATGAGCCTACCAACCATTTAGATTTAGAAATGATTGAATGGCTAGAGGAGTATTTTGCAAAAGAAAATATTACTTTATTTATGGTTACGCATGACCGTTATTTTTTAGAACGTGTTTGTAACGAAATTATAGAGTTAGATAATAATACTCTTTACCCTTACAAAGGTAATTACTCTTATTATTTAGAAAAAAAAGAAGCTCGTTTAACGCAAGAAGCTGTAGAACACCATAAATCTAAACTTTTATATAAAAAAGAACTAGGTTGGATGCGTAAACAACCTAAAGCACGAACTACAAAATCTAAATCTAGAATAGACGATTTTAACGATATTAAAGCCAAAGCTCACCAACGAAGAAAAGAACACAAGGTAGAGCTAGAGATTAATATGGAACGTATGGGTAGTAAAATTATGGAGCTTGTTAAAATCTCTAAATCCTATCCAAATAAACCTATTTTAGATAAATTTGAATACAACTTTTTAAAAGGAGAACGTATTGGAATTATTGGTAAAAATGGTACCGGAAAATCTACCTTTTTAAATATTATTACAGGCACAGACCAACCAGACAGCGGTAAAGTAATCGTAGGAGAAACTATTAAGTTTGGGTACTACACGCAAAAGGGAATAAAAATAAAAGAAGGCCAAAAAGTTATAGACGTTATACGCGAGTTTGGAGATTATATTCCGCTTAAAAAAGGGCACCAAATCTCTGCACAGCAACTGTTAGAACGTTTTTTGTTTGATAGAAAAAAACAGTATGATTTTGTTGAGAAACTAAGTGGTGGAGAACGTAAAAGATTATACTTATGTACAATACTTATACAAAATCCTAATTTCTTAATTTTAGATGAACCTACAAACGATTTAGATATTGTAACGCTAAACGTTTTAGAAAGTTTTTTAATGGACTTTCCTGGTTGCTTATTGGTAGTATCGCATGATAGGTACTTTATGGATAAAATTGTAGATCACTTATTTGTATTTAGAGGCAATGCGGTTATTGAAGATTTTCCTGGAAACTATTCAGACTTTAGATCTTATGAGGATAGCGCTGTATTAGAAAGCAGAGAAAATAAAGAGAAGGAAGCTAAAACAGAAAAAAAATCTTGGAAGACAGAAGGTAAAACCAATAAACTATCTTTTCAAGAGCAAAAAGAATACAACAACATAGAAAATAAAATAAAGAAGCTAGAAGAGAAAAAAACTGAGCTTCAAAATAAGTTTTCTGACGCTAGCCTTAGTGGTGATGAAATTGATGCTTTATCTAAAGATTTACAACTTGTTATAGACGAAATTGAGACAAAAACAGAACGTTGGTTTGAGCTTTCTGCAATTGTTGAAGGTTAG
- a CDS encoding Lnb N-terminal periplasmic domain-containing protein produces the protein MKNYIKSIVFILLLSCSAFGYSQNSSISKNAQISVLTCAPGSELYSIFGHSAIRVWDPVTRTDKVYNYGIFDFNAPNFYLNFVKGRLLFKVSKQDFSRFLYEYQYDKRGVKEQVLNLNIDQKKQLYNYLEKNVKPENRDYLYDYLYNNCATKIVDVLNISIGKDINFKEDYLEKKYTFRELLDQKLSTNTWSSFGIDLALGSKIDKEATALQHTFLPDYVWSQLNNSTIKGNPLVLSNRIILKEHKKVDSINFLVTPMFWSILLFALVLFITYIDFKNHLWSKWLDGFLLFVTGITGIVLSLLWFATDHTATANNFNLLWVVPFNLIALLFLFKKENTASKLHKYSIFLLILLLIVPVVQLIGIQKFHPVFIPILLSLATRYIFIWQKTK, from the coding sequence TTGAAAAATTACATTAAATCTATCGTTTTTATACTTTTATTGAGTTGCTCTGCTTTTGGATATTCGCAAAATAGCTCAATATCTAAGAACGCTCAAATTAGTGTATTAACTTGTGCTCCTGGTAGTGAGTTGTATTCTATTTTTGGCCATAGTGCCATTAGAGTTTGGGACCCTGTTACCAGAACAGATAAGGTTTATAATTATGGTATTTTTGATTTTAATGCTCCTAATTTTTACCTAAACTTTGTTAAAGGAAGGTTACTTTTTAAGGTTAGCAAACAAGACTTTTCAAGGTTTTTATATGAATATCAATATGACAAAAGAGGTGTTAAAGAACAGGTTTTAAATTTAAATATCGATCAAAAAAAACAGCTTTATAATTATTTAGAAAAAAACGTAAAACCAGAGAACAGAGACTATTTATATGATTATTTGTATAACAATTGTGCTACTAAAATTGTTGATGTTTTAAACATATCTATTGGTAAAGACATTAATTTTAAAGAAGATTATTTAGAAAAAAAATATACGTTTAGAGAATTATTAGATCAAAAGCTAAGTACAAATACTTGGTCTAGCTTTGGTATTGATTTAGCTCTTGGCTCTAAAATAGACAAAGAAGCTACAGCTTTACAGCATACATTTTTACCAGACTATGTATGGTCTCAACTAAATAACAGCACTATTAAAGGTAACCCTTTGGTATTGTCTAACAGAATAATTTTAAAGGAACACAAAAAAGTAGACAGTATTAATTTTTTAGTAACCCCAATGTTTTGGTCTATTTTACTTTTTGCCTTAGTCCTATTTATAACTTATATAGATTTTAAAAACCATTTATGGTCTAAATGGTTAGACGGATTTTTATTGTTTGTTACTGGCATAACAGGTATTGTTTTAAGTTTACTTTGGTTTGCCACTGACCACACAGCAACAGCCAATAACTTTAATTTACTATGGGTTGTACCATTTAATTTAATTGCTTTACTTTTTCTATTTAAAAAAGAAAATACAGCATCTAAACTACACAAATACAGCATATTTTTACTTATATTATTATTAATTGTACCTGTTGTGCAACTAATCGGAATTCAAAAATTTCATCCAGTATTTATTCCTATACTGCTATCTCTTGCCACTAGATATATATTTATTTGGCAAAAAACAAAATAA
- a CDS encoding CDP-alcohol phosphatidyltransferase family protein → MKKHIPNLITLLNLFCGCLAVLFAVHGLFEMVALFVFLGIFFDFFDGFAARMLKVQSELGLQLDSLADMVTSGVVPGVVMYKLLLMATTGGWSSSMFTATESGFHTSVFTVSSVIPFLGFIITLASGYRLAKFNIDENQTESFIGVPTPANALLIISLPLILVYQNYPVLNDLILNQWFLLAVTALSAFLLNANLPLFALKFKTWNFKDNAIRYIFLILCIVLITTLKYLAVPIIIVVYVLLSMFSKLAIKKA, encoded by the coding sequence ATGAAAAAGCATATACCAAACTTAATTACCCTTTTAAATTTATTTTGTGGCTGTTTAGCGGTTCTCTTTGCTGTACACGGACTTTTTGAGATGGTAGCTCTTTTTGTGTTTTTAGGTATATTTTTCGATTTTTTTGATGGTTTTGCGGCTCGTATGTTAAAAGTACAGAGTGAGCTTGGTTTGCAATTAGACTCTTTAGCAGATATGGTTACAAGTGGTGTTGTACCAGGTGTAGTTATGTATAAATTGTTGTTAATGGCTACTACTGGCGGATGGAGTTCATCTATGTTTACAGCTACAGAAAGTGGTTTTCATACTTCTGTTTTTACAGTTTCATCTGTAATTCCCTTTTTAGGATTTATAATAACTTTAGCATCTGGTTATAGATTGGCTAAATTTAATATAGATGAAAACCAAACAGAGTCTTTTATAGGAGTGCCAACACCAGCAAACGCGTTATTAATTATATCATTACCATTAATATTAGTTTATCAAAACTATCCTGTTTTAAACGATTTAATTTTAAATCAATGGTTTTTATTAGCGGTAACAGCTTTAAGTGCATTTTTACTAAATGCTAATTTACCTTTATTTGCCTTAAAGTTCAAAACGTGGAATTTTAAAGACAATGCAATACGCTATATCTTTTTAATACTTTGTATTGTATTAATAACAACACTAAAGTATTTAGCAGTACCAATTATAATAGTAGTTTATGTGCTATTATCTATGTTTAGTAAATTGGCAATTAAAAAAGCCTAA
- the lptB gene encoding LPS export ABC transporter ATP-binding protein produces MKLRADNIMKSYKGRQVVKGISLEVNQGEIVGLLGPNGAGKTTSFYMIVGLVKPNGGNIYLNDMNITQFPMYKRAQNGIGYLAQEASVFRKLSIEKNILSVLQLTKLSKKEQHMKMESLIEEFSLGHIRKNRGDLLSGGERRRTEIARALATDPKFILLDEPFAGVDPVAVEDIQRIVAQLKNKNIGILITDHNVQETLAITERSYLMFEGGILKSGEPEELAADEMVRQVYLGQNFELRKTKIDF; encoded by the coding sequence ATGAAGCTTAGAGCAGACAATATTATGAAGTCCTATAAAGGACGACAAGTAGTAAAAGGTATATCTTTGGAAGTTAACCAAGGAGAAATTGTTGGTTTACTAGGCCCTAACGGTGCAGGTAAAACAACTTCTTTTTATATGATTGTTGGGCTTGTTAAACCAAATGGAGGTAATATTTATCTAAATGATATGAATATTACACAATTTCCTATGTACAAAAGAGCACAAAACGGAATTGGTTATTTGGCACAAGAGGCTTCAGTTTTTAGAAAACTTAGTATTGAAAAAAATATTTTAAGTGTACTACAACTTACAAAACTGAGTAAAAAAGAGCAACATATGAAAATGGAGTCTCTTATTGAAGAGTTTAGTTTAGGACACATACGTAAAAACAGAGGAGATTTGCTTTCTGGTGGAGAGCGTAGACGTACAGAAATTGCACGCGCTTTAGCCACAGATCCAAAATTTATATTACTAGATGAACCATTTGCAGGTGTAGATCCTGTTGCGGTAGAAGATATACAACGCATTGTTGCTCAGTTAAAAAACAAAAACATCGGTATCCTAATTACAGACCACAACGTACAAGAAACTCTTGCTATTACAGAAAGGTCTTATCTTATGTTTGAAGGTGGTATTTTAAAATCTGGAGAACCAGAAGAACTAGCCGCTGATGAAATGGTAAGGCAAGTATACCTTGGTCAAAACTTTGAACTACGTAAAACTAAAATAGATTTCTAA
- a CDS encoding carboxymuconolactone decarboxylase family protein has product MSQNPVKEFNEYRSKMNDKILADKNKVINRIFNLDTNAYSKGALDVKTKELLGLVASAVLRCDDCVKYHLESSHREGANKEEIMETLSIATLVGGSIVIPHLRRAHEYWEAIEANQEG; this is encoded by the coding sequence ATGTCACAAAATCCAGTTAAAGAGTTTAACGAATATCGTTCTAAAATGAACGATAAAATATTAGCAGATAAAAATAAGGTTATCAATAGAATTTTTAATCTTGATACTAACGCATATAGTAAAGGAGCTCTAGATGTAAAAACTAAAGAGTTACTTGGACTTGTTGCTTCTGCGGTTTTACGTTGCGATGATTGCGTAAAATATCATTTAGAGAGTTCGCACAGAGAAGGTGCCAATAAAGAAGAAATTATGGAAACCCTTAGTATTGCAACTCTTGTTGGTGGCAGTATTGTTATTCCACATTTAAGACGCGCACACGAGTATTGGGAAGCTATAGAGGCTAACCAAGAAGGTTAA
- the tatC gene encoding twin-arginine translocase subunit TatC — protein MAKNKKSPDEMSFLDHLEELRWHLIRSTLAVVIIGVVAFAMKEFIFDTVLLGPKKMDFPTYKFFCSLATYFGMESSFCAETLPFTIQSRTMAGQFSAHIWTSIWAGFILGFPYILYEMWRFISPGLYEKERKNSKGFIFAASFLFFSGVLFGYYIVTPFSINFLGTYQVSKEVLNEFDLSSFISTVKASVIACGIMFELPIIIYFLTKVGLVTPEVLKKHRKIALVVVLIVAAVITPPDVASQIVVTIPVIILYQISIYISRRVLKNEAKKLGKNVTKSS, from the coding sequence ATGGCAAAAAATAAAAAAAGTCCGGACGAAATGTCCTTTTTAGACCATTTAGAAGAACTTAGATGGCATTTAATAAGATCTACATTAGCCGTAGTAATTATTGGTGTTGTTGCTTTTGCAATGAAAGAATTTATTTTTGACACGGTTTTACTAGGTCCTAAGAAAATGGATTTTCCTACCTATAAATTCTTTTGTTCTTTAGCTACTTATTTTGGAATGGAATCTAGCTTTTGTGCAGAAACCTTACCTTTTACTATACAAAGTAGAACTATGGCTGGGCAATTTTCTGCTCACATATGGACATCTATATGGGCTGGTTTTATACTTGGTTTTCCGTATATTTTATATGAAATGTGGCGTTTTATTAGCCCAGGTTTATACGAAAAAGAACGAAAAAACTCTAAAGGATTTATTTTTGCTGCATCATTTTTATTTTTCTCTGGTGTGCTATTTGGTTACTACATTGTAACTCCTTTTTCTATTAACTTTTTAGGTACATACCAAGTTAGTAAAGAGGTATTAAATGAATTTGATTTAAGCTCTTTTATATCTACCGTAAAAGCATCCGTAATTGCATGTGGTATTATGTTTGAGCTTCCTATAATTATATACTTTTTAACTAAAGTAGGCTTGGTTACTCCAGAGGTACTTAAAAAACACCGAAAAATAGCATTGGTTGTAGTATTAATAGTTGCTGCTGTTATAACACCACCAGATGTTGCTAGTCAAATTGTAGTAACAATACCCGTTATAATACTATATCAAATTAGTATTTATATTTCTAGAAGAGTGTTAAAAAATGAAGCAAAAAAGTTAGGTAAGAATGTCACAAAATCCAGTTAA